CGTTGCAGCAGTTCAGGCAGGCCGCTGGCGTGGGTTGGATCCCGATGCTGCACGACGGCAAGAGCCATCCCGCAGTCTTTCAGGACCCCGAGGACCCCGCTGAGATAACCTTCCGGGGCCTCAAGCCCCCCGCGGAACATCCGACCCCGACCACCCGAACGCTCTGGGTACTTGCAGCCTCGGACACCTTTGCATTGGCACCTTTCCGGATCATGGCTGTCCTCCGCCATGAGCGGATATCGGCAGGGTCAGGGCGAACACGCTGCCACGCCCTTAGAACAAGTACAAGTCCTTAAAGCAACGATGCTTCCATTCGAACGTGTGGAAGGCGACGGAACAGGGTTGCGATACGGTTCACAGTACGCGCTTGGGCTAGCGAAATCGTTCTTTATCCTGAATGTCACCGATGCCGTGACCAAGATCGAATCTCGATCTTACAAGCAGGGGAGGCCCCAATTCACCATGGCAACTGATCGGTCAACCCCCGGTAAGCCCGATGCCGGCGACTTGCGCCGCCGCGCAGAAGAGGGTCTGCAGCAGCAGATGCACGTGCCGGTGTCCGAGCGCTCGGAAGTCGAGGTGCGGAAGCTGGTTCACGAGTTGCAGGTGCATCAGGTTGAGCTGGAACTGCAGAACGAAGCATTGAGCACGGCGCAGGCGAAACTCGAAGCCGCGTTGGCACGTAGCACCGAGCTCTACGACGCGGCACCGGTCGGTTACTTCACGCTGAACCGAACGGGCGACATCGTGCTTGCCAATCTCGCCGGCGCTCGGTTGCTCGACACCGAGCGTGACTGCTTGACGGGCGTTCGCTTTGCCGCACTCTTGCAGGACGACTCACGTGAGGCGCTCACCACGCTATTGCAGCGAGTCTTTGAATCGGGTGCGCCGCAAAGCTGCGAAGTGATCCTGGCATTCACCCCCCGCCGTATCATCCAGATGGAAGCGACCCTTTCGGCCGACGGCAACGAGTGTCGCGCCGCAGTGCTCGATATCACCGCCCGCCGTGACGCCGAAGCCGCATTGCGTGAGAACGAGGCCCGGTTGCAGCTCGCCGCCCGCGTTTTCTCGCATGTGCGCGAGGGCATCTTCATAGCCGACGCACGCGGCACGATCATCGAGGTCAACGACACGTTCACCCACATCACCGGTTTCACGCGAGACGAATCCATCGGCCAGAGCGCCTTTTTTCGCGACACCGAGCGACAGGCGCAGGAGTTGCAGGGCGCAATCTGGCGCGCGCTGCATGAATCCGGCACCTGGTGCGGTGAGCGCTGGAGTCGGCGCAAGGACGGCGACGTGTGCCCCGAGACGCTGACGATCAGTGCTGTACGGGACGCGTCGGGGCAGGTCACGAACTATGTCGCACTGTTCTCCGACATCTCCTCGCAAAAAGCGCACCAACAACAACTTGAGCACGTTGCCCACTACGATCCGCTGACGAACCTGCCCAACCGGGTGCTCCTGGCAGACCGCCTGCACCACGCCATGGCGCAAACCCAGCGGCGTGACAAGGCGCTGGCCGTCGCATATCTCGATCTGGACGGTTTCAAGCTGGTAAACGACACCTATGGCCACAACGTAGGCGACGACCTGCTGGTGGCGGTCACCGAGCACATGAAGGAGGCGCTGCGCGAAGGCGATACGCTGGCACGCATGGGGGGGGACGAGTTCGTTGCCGTCCTGGTCGACCTCGAGAGTGCCGAAGACTGCAAGCCGGTACTCGAACGCCTGCTGCAAGCCGCAGCCAGCCCCGTGATCGCTGCGGGCGTCGCGCTGCAAGTTTCTGCGAGCATCGGCGCGACGATTTTCCCGAGCGATCGCTGCGACGCTGACCACCTGATTCGTCATGCCGACCAGTCCATGTACTTTGCGAAACAGACCGGCAAGAACAGATATCACATCTACGATGTGGAATTTGAGGCGGCCGTCAGGTCGCTGCACGAGAACATCGAGGATATCCGGCTCGGCTTCGAGCGGGAGCAGTTCGTGCTCCACTACCAACCAAAAGTGGACATGTGCAGCGGTAAGGTGGTGGGCGCCGAAGCCCTGATCCGCTGGCAGCATCCGACGCGCGGCCTCCTGTTGCCCGCGGCCTTTCTGCACGTCATCGAAAACCACCCATTCAGCATCGAGCTGGGTGAATGGGTGATCCAGACCGCACTGGTGCAGCTGCGCAACTGGCGCGCAGCGGGGCTCGACCTTCCGGTCAGCGTCAATATCGCCGCCCTTCACTTGCAGCAGAGCAATTTCGCTGCGCGACTCGCGCATGTGCTGAGCGGGCACAAGGATCTCTGCCCAGGGCGGCTGGAGATCGAAATCCTCGAAAACTGCGCGCTCGACGACATGGTCCAGGTGTCGGAAAGCATGCACGCCTGCCGTGCGCTCGGTGTGACCTTCTCGCTGGACGACTTCGGCATGGGTTACTCGTCGCTGACTTACCTCAAGCGGCTGCCGGCGGACCTGTTGAAAATCGACAAGAGCTTCGTGCGTGAGATGGTCAATGATCCCGACGATCTGTCGATCGTGAGCGGCGTCATCGGCCTCGCCAAGGCGTTTCGCCGCCAGGTGCTTGCCGAAGGGGTCGAGACGATCGCCCAAGGCACGATGCTGTTGTCGCTGGGGTGCAGTCTTGCGCAGGGATATTGCATCGCGCGGCCGATGCCTGCCAGCGAGTTCACGTATTGGGTGGCCCGGTGGCAACCTGATGAAGCGTGGGCAGCCCGCGTGCCGGCTGACGCGGGCAGCAGATGACCCTCAGGGGGCATGCACATTCCCGATCGGTGGCTACAGGAAATGCGCTTGGCACCTTCGAAGATCGAAGTTGATTCAATGAGACCAAGTACGCGTCGGTACCGGCGAAGAATCGTTTGCCTCTCGCTGGCGATGGTGGCGGCACGCATCCGCGCTTCGCCGCGAACGCATGGGAGCGAATGGAAAATCGGCTGAGCACTGCCGGTCGCGGACACGCCTGAGGTGCCCCGCAAGGCGATGATTCTGGCACCGGAGGCTTACGTTCATTGCTTCTGCATCACGAAGAATCCGTAGCCGTAACTTGCGCAATGGCGGCGGTGCATATCGGCCTCTTCCTCGCAGGCGGCATACACGGCATCGGCCTCGCTGATGCCAGCATTCTTTTCCTTCAGCGCTTGAATTCGCGCGAGCATGGGCGTGTAGTAATCGTTCCACCACGCACTGGTCGGCAGCTTAAAACTGTCGACGAGCGCGTAGCCATGCTCTTCAGCGAGCTCGCAAATCCTGGCCATTGACCGAATGTCCGGATACACGCGGTTGAGATATGTACGAATCTTAGCCGGCGGATCAGCCTCGAACCAGCACATCTCGGTGAAGGCCAGGTAGCCGCCTGGCTTGAGGTACTTGCGAAAATCCTGCAGTCCGCGGGTCAGACCGATGATAAAGATCGAGCCTTCGGCCCACAGCAGATCAAAGTGCTCCGGGTTGAAAGGCATGTCGATCATCGACATCTCCTGCGTCTCCACACTGAGCCCGGCGTCTCTTGCGGCTTGATCCAGGCGGCGCAACAAGGGCGGGTGGTTATCGATGGCGAGAATCTTCGTTTTCAGCTCGCGCGCCAACGTGAGGGTCTGCAGTCCGCTGCCGCAACCGATGTCCAGCACCACGGGGTTGGCGGGCAGGTGTTTGAGCAGGCGCAGCGCCTGCAGGGTAGCGTCTTCACAGCCTGGTCCCTGGCGAGGAAGGCCTTCGAAGAGCTCAAAGAAGTAGTGCATTGACATGGTGTTGTTCTCAATGTTTCGGGTCAGCATTCTGACCTCGGTGGCTTCTTTCTCGCTGAGGCCAAGCCTCAGGAGAAATGCGTGATGTGCGGCCGGTGCTCGGCATTCAAATTCGGTGTGCCAGCGCCTGAGTGCCGTCGCATCGAGTCCGCAAGCGCGCTGCAACTCCAGCCAGAGCGTGCGGTCCAGACCGGCCGCATCCGGTCCTGAAGCGGCCGTTTTAAGCATTCCCGCAATCACCCGCTGCTGTGACTTCAGCGCCGTGACGGCTTGCCCGACTTCGCGCAGACGGCGCTCCAAAATCGGCCCCTGTGGTGTGTCGTTGTCCAGCAGCTTGGCAATATCATCGAGGCTGATTCCGGCTTCACGGAAAGCGCAAATGCGTGCCAGTCGGTCGCAGTCCGCGTTTGAGTACAGGCGATAATCTGCCTCGCTGCGTCCGGATGGACGCAACAAGCCGATGCGGTGGTAATACAACAGGGTCGAGCGTGAGAGACCGAAGCGCCGGCCCAGTGCAGTGATGCGGAAGTTGTCCATATGCACAGCCTAAACCGTGAAGCTATAGACGGGTCAAGCGAGAACTTGCCCGTCTCGCCGCTATTGATGTCGGCAGAATGCTGGTACGAATGTACTCGCGGTTCGTGAAGTCGCGCGATACGGAGAAAGAGACCAATGGCCCGTCAGGCCCGCTTCCGGTCCTCGGCCTGACCTGTCCTCGGCCTCAGCTGCCGGTGGCTTGATGGCGCAGTCAGGCAGCAATGTGCTGGTCACCCGCCGTTTGAGCGTGAGGCGACGGTGGACGGCGGCTTCTCCACCCTTCCAACTGGAACTGCCGACCCTGAACTGACCTTCGTTGTTCTGAATTTACTTCGCTGAAGCTGCCATCCAATCGGCGCGTCTACGCACCCATTGACCAACCCGCGGCGTTGGACAAAAGCCAGCCTCGCAACCTCCGTCGGGGGGCCAAGCTGAGTATGGCCTGGATAGAGTAGCGCCCGACAACCAGCCGCCGGCTTCACGATATAGCCGGGCTTGGGGGTGCCTCGTCAGCCAGTTCATCGAGTACTGCAAAAACGCCATCGAGATCGTCGTGATAGAAGGCTGTGTAGCTAGGCAAAAAAACGCATCGCCCTCTGTCTTGGAGACCAAGCCCCCGAATGTGATCGCGATGCGTCAGCCAATAACTCCCCATAGCCCTCGGATCCAACCCACCTGGTAGCCCCGACTTGGTTGCGACATAGCCCTCTTCGTCGAGCCCCGTTTGGAACGGGCTGCTCAAGTGGGCGAGACAATGGTCGAGAAACAGCAGCACGTTGTCGGCGTGGACGTCGGGGCTAAAGCAGAATCCAAAGACGTACTCGTTCATCAACCTGGAGATGCCACCGCCATCTTCAGCACCTTTTTCATCGTAGTAACCGCATCCAACGCCAGCGCCATTCGGAGGCCTCGAATTGCTGAGCTGATAGATGACGAACGACGCGGCAAGGGACCGTGCAGCCGCAACTCGACGAGCAATCGTTGTATCGCCTTGCTCGGATGCGGGGTCTAGCGAAGCCTGCTCATGAAGATGCGCAAAGGCTTGGCCGAGGAGCGCATCCACAGGCACTTCACGTGCCTCAGCAAAAAAGTTTCGTCCAGGCTCAATGTAGGTGCGCTTGAAGTGCGCGAAGACTTGCTGAGACAGCGACCTCATCTCGAGCAGCGCCAGCTTACTGACTAACCCAGTCGTTGGAGCAGACATGTCCTGGTGGACAATGAGCGCAGTGTGGAGGTTGTACAGCTGACCACCGCGATCCGCTGAGCACTGCAGCCTGAAGAGCATGAGGTCCTTCCAACCCAGAACGCCGCGCTCTGGGCAAGCAAGCCGTCCCAGCAGGCCTCTTCCAACGAAGGCGTGCTCGCCAAAGATGCGCCACGCGATCTCGACGACGTTCTCCGGAGTGTTTGCCCGTCGCCGGCCTGCACTACGCCCCCAGCCTGCGCGATCCAACAAGCGCAATAGCGAATAGACCGACCTTGGGCGCAGTCCTCGGTCATCGTGGTCGAACGTCGAGTAGCGTGGCAGGTACTCAACGAGCGTTTCGATGGCGTCTTCTGTGGTCGGGCTGGTGAAGTCGTGGGCCTGATTGACCAGTACCCGCCAGAACTGGTCGTGAGCGGTCTCTTGTTTCTCAAGAGCGAACTCCGGTTCCGCAAAAACTAAGGCAATCGATCGACCCTTGCGAACCCGATCCACCGCTGTTTGGTATAGAACAAAGGTCTCCTGCGGCTCCGGCGCGGCAAAGCGCACGATGAGCTTCAGAAAACTCTCCAAGTTTCTGGTGTTGCCCTTGTTGAAGCACGCCCGGGACCGAAGAACAGACTCTTCAATGTTGCGCCCGTCGCCCAGCTCCAACACCCCTACATCAAACAACTGTTCCAGCAGGAACTTGGCAGGACCTGGATGCCCTTCCTTGATCTGCTCAAAACCATCGGCGTTCTTGAAGTCTGGTTCGTCGTACATACGCCGAACGGAGAAAGTACCACTGCGCCCCTCTGTCTCCTCGGCGTATATGCGCCTGAACAACCCGGGATAGTTCAGATGCAGCAGCATTAGATGGATGAGGTCGCGCTTGTTGAAATCAGTCCGCCCAAGATCGGTCTTCTCGATTTGCATGAGAAGGATGGCATTGATAAAGCGCTTGACCTTACGTAGATCGCCGATCAACGTAAGGTACTTGGCGGAAGACTCTCCAGCCAAGATCCCCGCAAGCTCATTGAGAACGGCTCCAAGCTTCACCATCGTGTCCGATGGCACGGACCCGAGCTGGCTCTCGCTCTTTTCCCAGTCGCGTTGCAAGAAGTTGCGGATGCTGGAGCTGTCCACGAACAAGCTCAGCTTGACCGTCACAAATTTTTCAAGGAACTCACGCGCCCGGGATCCTTCCTCATTGCCACCGGCCAGAACTTCGGTGTCATAGCAAAGGACGTAGGTCGCTTGCGACAGCTTGAAGGTGCGTCGCGTTGCGAACAGAACGTTGTTGACTGTCTTTGCGTCCAAACGATCCAAGTCGTCGATGACAACGATCACCCGTCGGCCGATGCGGCGAAGGACCTCGTCAATGTCGTCAAGCAGCTCATCGACAGTTTCCTGGGAAGGCTCCAGTGAAAGCTTGAAGCCCAGGAACGAAACGTCAGCCTTTCCCTTTATGAGCCGAGCGTATCTAGAGGCCGTAGGGCGGAACTCCGGTGCGAAGACTTTGTTTTGAATCGCGGCAGACAGGTCGCGAATCAAGCGATCCGCAAGATCTGGCTCAGACGCGTATCGAAGGGGCTCGAACCGACAAACAATCACCTCGTCCGCGGCCCGCTGCCAGTGGCGTTCGGCAAGATTGATGAAGCTTGTTTTGCCTACGCCCCACGGCCCGTCCACACCGAACACCAATCCTGAGTGAGCGCGGCTGTCGAGGACGGTTTCCGCGAAAGATTTCGCTTGCGACTCGTTGGAGAGCAAGTCGTCCGCATCGCGCTCGATCTCCTCATCCGCAAGGAACCGGAGCTGAGGCTCCATCTGCCGTCTCCTTGGCCAATGACGTTGAACGAGTGGCGACAACAGCACAGTGGAGAGCAGCAGAAGAGCAATTGGCGCCCAATGCGGGCTTGCGGCCTTCAAGGCGGCGTGAAACTTGGAAAGCCACGGCATGGTCAACTCGTTCGACCAAGCCCCAAGACAAACTGCCATCAGTAGGTCAAAACGAAAGCTTCGACCCATTTGGACGGCGGCAGTGAATGCGCCGCGATTCGCGGCGTAGACCACACAGATCGCCAGTCCGGCCAGAACCACGATGCCGCTTGCCCAGACCTCGAGATCAGCCACTGCAGGCGCGAACGCGGTCCCCAGGTAATAGGCTGCCCTGCATACCTCAGCACCAACCAAGCCAACGACGAACATCTTGGCGAAGACCAAGAGTTCCGGCATCTTCATGGTTTGCTTGGTGCCTGCCATTCACTGTTCCTCCCTATGCAGTCGTGCGTACTCGAACGTACTCAGTGGCACGCTTCGTTCAACGAGAAAGCTTGCTGGGACGGGTAATGTTTCCTAGGACTACGATGGTCACGACCGTAACTTCCGCAGGCGGGGCAGATCTCAGGATGGCGAGTCCGTCGGCCGCCGGCCAGGGAGCGGTCTCCTTCTTGCTGCAGTCCAGGACGCACAGCAGCGCAATTCGCTTGCCCTTTGCAGCCGCATAGCTCGCCGTTTGCTCGACGTAGCACTGGCAGTCTTCGACTCTCCGGATACGATGGTCCACGGACTTCAGTTCGATGGTGATCCCACGAAAACTCAGGTCCGTGATGCCGCCTGCCGCCGCAGGGTGCTCCTCGAGGTCGGATCCGATTCGAGGCGCACGCCGCAGTTCCTTCCGCACGTAGTCCTGAAACCGATTTTCGGGCCAGATCCCATCGAACTCCGCGTCCTGAACCGCTCGGCCAGCCATGTTGCACAGTACCGCGAGAAGCTCAAGCACATCCGAGAGCTCATGCACATTGGCCAGTCCTTGTTGTCGAAGCAGGTCACGGACCGATACGATCTTCTCGTCCATCGCGGCGTAACCGGTAATCGGGTGTGACTTGATGTCGATCCCCTCGACAAGGAGGGTGCGATGGCCGACGATGGCTACGGGTTGCTCCACACAGGCAGGTTGAAACGCGGCGGCGTACTTGAACTCGAACGGGCGGGCCTTGAGCCCTTGCGCTACCTGGAGGATCGCCCGCCCTCGTTGAACCAGCGTGTAGGGCGCCTTCCCAGGTGGTTTGGGGAATGTGAACTCGGATAGTTCGTAGGAGCTTCGCGGCTCCGCCGAAACCGGAGTTAAGGTGAGATGCGTCGCGTTGTCTGGCCATCGCGAGACCCGCACCTCAATCTCCATGTCGTGCATCTCGCGCGGCACCAGGTGGTGAACATCGGCGGCCAGCTGGCCTCCGAGCTGAAACTTCAGGAACGCAACGGAGAGCTCTGCTGGCCGAGGCGCCACCTCGTCGGCCGGATCCTTTTTGCGCGGAACCCTGAGCCCCTCGTCCCCGAACACCCCAATGGGCAACGGAACGCCTGACAGGCTGCAGCAGAGGGCTTCGAAGTCGCCGAGTGTTGCGATCGAAGGGACGGCAGTCGATGCGTCCAGCAGAGACTTCGCTTCCGACCTTTCCCCGTACTCGTTCACCCAGAGGCGGTGGCGCTCGATCGCGCTTCGCAGGAGCCGATCGCCTGCCTCCGAAGCGTCAAGTACCGACTGTCTCCACTCTGCCAATGTCGACACGATGCGCAGTAGTCCCGCGAAAGCGCCGTACGCCGTTGCAGTTGCTGCCCGTCCATACTGAAGGGACGCGCCGTCCAGCGCTGCGCTGATTTGTCTGAGCGTCTCGGCTTCAACGGTCCCGCCGTTGCCTAGCCTGCTAAGCGCATCAACCGCCTCGATACGTGCGAAGAAAACTTGGGAGAGGATCGCGTCTTGCCGCATATTGCTTCTCGTCTTCGTCGAGGGCCTTCACGAGGCCCTCCCACTCTGCCTTCAACGCCGCCCGCTGCTCGGCATCACCAGCGGCGACGGCCGCCTCGAATCGCACCGCCACGACCTGCATCCGGCGCGCCCACTTCATTCGTCTCTTGGGGACCGTGTCAGGCACGTCTTCCCACGAAGCATCAACCGCCATGATCGCTTGTTCCCAAGCCCCGGCCCGCGTCAGGATTTCCACCATCGCGCCGACGTACGGGTCGCGATTCCTTCTGCGAACGGCGACTGCGGCCAGGTCATCAGCACGCTTGAGCACCTCCGCGTCTGGGATCAAGTACGCAAGCCTGATTGCGTCCTCCTCGCCGTACTCGCGGACGGACTGGTCCTCGAGGATGCTGATCACCAGATCCACGTACGAGGGTTGGTCCTTGAGGTACCGGGACATTGAATTGAGCTCCCGGAGATTCGAGCTCGGCGGGACGGCCGTGAGGATCCGGATGAACCAGGCTGCCAAGCCCTCCTTCAGCTGCTCTTCTTTGGCAAATCTATGGAGGTAGAGCCGCATGCATCGAGGCAGAAAGCCTCTGGTGTCCTTCTCCGACTTGTAGGCCCCAATGAGCTGGAGAAGCGCTAGGCCGGCGGTTTGCTCGAGATGTGGTGGCAGAGGAATGTTCTCAAGCGCACCGGCGGCCGCTTGATGCACGATGACGTAACGATCTGACAGGAGAAGAACGAACGCATCGAGCACCAGTTGGGGAAGGTCTGCAATCCGGCTCTTGCCCGCCCTTCCAAGCGTTTCGACTGCCGTCGCACGCGCCAGAGTTGACGTGCCCATCAATCCCGAATAGAGCTCAGGCAGCACCAGGTTCAACCCTTCGGGCGTGGAGATGAGATGGCTGGTTTCCTTGAGCAGCGCCGATACCAGCCAGGTGCGACTATCATCAACTTTCGTCAGAAAGTCCACGTACGACTCCGTGGCGAGCCGATCTCCTTCAGCCGCCCTAGCCGCGATGGTGGCGAAGCATTCCCTGAGATTGTCGAGCGTCGATCTGAAGTTGCCGGCCTCCAGAGCGTCCAGGGTGGTGACGTTGGTCTTGCGATTCTGCTCGGCGTCAAACGCTTCGAACC
This genomic interval from Parazoarcus communis contains the following:
- a CDS encoding putative bifunctional diguanylate cyclase/phosphodiesterase, which encodes MTKIESRSYKQGRPQFTMATDRSTPGKPDAGDLRRRAEEGLQQQMHVPVSERSEVEVRKLVHELQVHQVELELQNEALSTAQAKLEAALARSTELYDAAPVGYFTLNRTGDIVLANLAGARLLDTERDCLTGVRFAALLQDDSREALTTLLQRVFESGAPQSCEVILAFTPRRIIQMEATLSADGNECRAAVLDITARRDAEAALRENEARLQLAARVFSHVREGIFIADARGTIIEVNDTFTHITGFTRDESIGQSAFFRDTERQAQELQGAIWRALHESGTWCGERWSRRKDGDVCPETLTISAVRDASGQVTNYVALFSDISSQKAHQQQLEHVAHYDPLTNLPNRVLLADRLHHAMAQTQRRDKALAVAYLDLDGFKLVNDTYGHNVGDDLLVAVTEHMKEALREGDTLARMGGDEFVAVLVDLESAEDCKPVLERLLQAAASPVIAAGVALQVSASIGATIFPSDRCDADHLIRHADQSMYFAKQTGKNRYHIYDVEFEAAVRSLHENIEDIRLGFEREQFVLHYQPKVDMCSGKVVGAEALIRWQHPTRGLLLPAAFLHVIENHPFSIELGEWVIQTALVQLRNWRAAGLDLPVSVNIAALHLQQSNFAARLAHVLSGHKDLCPGRLEIEILENCALDDMVQVSESMHACRALGVTFSLDDFGMGYSSLTYLKRLPADLLKIDKSFVREMVNDPDDLSIVSGVIGLAKAFRRQVLAEGVETIAQGTMLLSLGCSLAQGYCIARPMPASEFTYWVARWQPDEAWAARVPADAGSR
- a CDS encoding MerR family transcriptional regulator — its product is MDNFRITALGRRFGLSRSTLLYYHRIGLLRPSGRSEADYRLYSNADCDRLARICAFREAGISLDDIAKLLDNDTPQGPILERRLREVGQAVTALKSQQRVIAGMLKTAASGPDAAGLDRTLWLELQRACGLDATALRRWHTEFECRAPAAHHAFLLRLGLSEKEATEVRMLTRNIENNTMSMHYFFELFEGLPRQGPGCEDATLQALRLLKHLPANPVVLDIGCGSGLQTLTLARELKTKILAIDNHPPLLRRLDQAARDAGLSVETQEMSMIDMPFNPEHFDLLWAEGSIFIIGLTRGLQDFRKYLKPGGYLAFTEMCWFEADPPAKIRTYLNRVYPDIRSMARICELAEEHGYALVDSFKLPTSAWWNDYYTPMLARIQALKEKNAGISEADAVYAACEEEADMHRRHCASYGYGFFVMQKQ
- a CDS encoding KAP family NTPase, with the protein product MAGTKQTMKMPELLVFAKMFVVGLVGAEVCRAAYYLGTAFAPAVADLEVWASGIVVLAGLAICVVYAANRGAFTAAVQMGRSFRFDLLMAVCLGAWSNELTMPWLSKFHAALKAASPHWAPIALLLLSTVLLSPLVQRHWPRRRQMEPQLRFLADEEIERDADDLLSNESQAKSFAETVLDSRAHSGLVFGVDGPWGVGKTSFINLAERHWQRAADEVIVCRFEPLRYASEPDLADRLIRDLSAAIQNKVFAPEFRPTASRYARLIKGKADVSFLGFKLSLEPSQETVDELLDDIDEVLRRIGRRVIVVIDDLDRLDAKTVNNVLFATRRTFKLSQATYVLCYDTEVLAGGNEEGSRAREFLEKFVTVKLSLFVDSSSIRNFLQRDWEKSESQLGSVPSDTMVKLGAVLNELAGILAGESSAKYLTLIGDLRKVKRFINAILLMQIEKTDLGRTDFNKRDLIHLMLLHLNYPGLFRRIYAEETEGRSGTFSVRRMYDEPDFKNADGFEQIKEGHPGPAKFLLEQLFDVGVLELGDGRNIEESVLRSRACFNKGNTRNLESFLKLIVRFAAPEPQETFVLYQTAVDRVRKGRSIALVFAEPEFALEKQETAHDQFWRVLVNQAHDFTSPTTEDAIETLVEYLPRYSTFDHDDRGLRPRSVYSLLRLLDRAGWGRSAGRRRANTPENVVEIAWRIFGEHAFVGRGLLGRLACPERGVLGWKDLMLFRLQCSADRGGQLYNLHTALIVHQDMSAPTTGLVSKLALLEMRSLSQQVFAHFKRTYIEPGRNFFAEAREVPVDALLGQAFAHLHEQASLDPASEQGDTTIARRVAAARSLAASFVIYQLSNSRPPNGAGVGCGYYDEKGAEDGGGISRLMNEYVFGFCFSPDVHADNVLLFLDHCLAHLSSPFQTGLDEEGYVATKSGLPGGLDPRAMGSYWLTHRDHIRGLGLQDRGRCVFLPSYTAFYHDDLDGVFAVLDELADEAPPSPAIS